Genomic DNA from Pigmentiphaga litoralis:
GGGCGTGTTCATGCACCCGCAGCTCGACTCGCGCATGTTGTCCCGCCTTCGGCTGCGGCATCTCGAATTGCTGGACGCCTTGGGCGAAACGCAGAATATCCATCACGCCGCGCCCCGGCTGAACCTGACCCAGCCTGCCGCCAGCAAGCTGCTGCAGGAAATCGAAACCCTGTATCGCACGCGTCTGTTCGACCGGCACCCCCGGGGCATTACGCCGACCGAGGCAGGCGCATCGGCCATCCGTTGGGCGCGCCAGCTGCTATTTTCGGTCGGGGAATCGGTGGCCGAAGCGCACCTGATGGCGCGGGGCGCAACGGGCCGGGTCCGGATCGGCGCCTTGCCAGTGGCCATTCCCATGCTGGTGACCGGCATGCTGGACACGCTGGCGCAGACCGCGCCCGACCTGGTGGTGACACTGGTGGAAGGCGGTAGCGATACGGTCTTGCCTGCGCTGGCGCGGGGCGAACTGGACCTGGTGCTGGGACGCCTGACCACCGATGTCCATTCCACGCAGTTCACGCACCACGTGCTGTACGAGGAACCGGTGTGCCTGGTCGCCAGCGCCACCCATCCACTGATTTCGCGCGGACGTATCGGTTTTCAGGATCTGGTGGATGCGCGCTGGATCCTTCCGCCGGAACTGGCCCCGCTGCGCCGGGAACTGGACGCCATGCTGCTTGCCCATGGGGTCCACCGGCCCATGCCTCGCATCGAGACCATGTCCTTGCTGTTGATGCAGATCCTGCTGGCGCGCGGCGACACGATTGCGGCAATGCCGTTGCACGTTGCCCGGCATTACGCCGCCCAACACATGCTGGGCATC
This window encodes:
- a CDS encoding LysR family transcriptional regulator, encoding MLSRLRLRHLELLDALGETQNIHHAAPRLNLTQPAASKLLQEIETLYRTRLFDRHPRGITPTEAGASAIRWARQLLFSVGESVAEAHLMARGATGRVRIGALPVAIPMLVTGMLDTLAQTAPDLVVTLVEGGSDTVLPALARGELDLVLGRLTTDVHSTQFTHHVLYEEPVCLVASATHPLISRGRIGFQDLVDARWILPPELAPLRRELDAMLLAHGVHRPMPRIETMSLLLMQILLARGDTIAAMPLHVARHYAAQHMLGILDLNLPIRMPPVGMILLAGARPAAAVQVVIDTIHAVANAYHPATPSTDSPRHGAQA